A single Trichocoleus sp. FACHB-46 DNA region contains:
- a CDS encoding NINE protein codes for MNKVGTSYLLWLGCLFGISGLHRLYNGKIATGLFWMMTWGLFGVGQFIDLFLVPDMVEEHNLKYRARLGMSPTGVPLSQPAVAATVLKPSREQLMIRLLEAAAARGGKLSVTQGVMATGLGFAEVEAVLQEMVRTGYVGIDNDPVTGVITYDFKEL; via the coding sequence ATGAACAAGGTCGGAACTTCCTACCTGCTTTGGCTAGGTTGCTTATTTGGGATATCTGGACTACATCGTCTTTACAACGGCAAAATTGCCACAGGCTTATTCTGGATGATGACCTGGGGCCTTTTTGGCGTAGGCCAATTTATTGATCTATTTCTAGTTCCAGACATGGTAGAGGAGCACAACCTTAAATACCGTGCTCGTCTAGGTATGTCGCCTACTGGAGTCCCACTGAGCCAACCTGCTGTCGCAGCTACAGTTCTGAAGCCTAGCCGAGAACAGCTCATGATCAGGCTTTTAGAAGCTGCTGCCGCCAGAGGAGGCAAACTGTCTGTAACGCAAGGGGTGATGGCAACGGGTCTTGGCTTTGCCGAAGTTGAGGCGGTTCTCCAAGAAATGGTAAGAACCGGATATGTTGGCATTGACAACGATCCCGTTACCGGAGTCATCACCTACGATTTCAAAGAACTATAA
- a CDS encoding M48 family metalloprotease — MNESQTLIKALGVVMVARSGRSLKGARDQGAKGQSRMRRQVLLLSLLMLPVVPTAAIAEVIDSSSSTTRSPATTVENATFEVSDLVSDRLVVPVESPAIAENVVVDAVPIPTTADTSISDPAIATPNTAEPSSTPANPNTPEPSTAASRISAEPAQAEPPTSDPAESPPKTSNSDNSVEPESKPELESEPKTDEASETEPSDSDSEKAEKPPTPEEQARQQKLIEADQLYLGGQFPAAEKLYREAKTPFAKEVAATEAKQRPEPILDPAQLSPAGRVYWRESEAGMAQNLKTRIFVPLSMLVEQHPQFVPGHLRLAQALKDDQRTPEALTVLERATAFYPNQPDLLKAKIELLAETEQWLDASIAARQFALLNPNDPAAPEFAKLAEENLERFRVHMRRELRGNAIANAITGVAGLVLTGNPFSPLSAVQTTAMLMRGEAAIGESVAKDAKEELELIDDPLVVDYVNEIGRRIATVAGRDFKYEFHVIMDDRLNAFALPGGKVFLNAGAIAKTNSEAELAGLLAHELSHSVLSHGFQLVAQGNLISSATQFFPFGGTIGNLAVLDYSRDMERQADIVGTRILASTGYAADGLRNLMVTLDKEDKDRMPFSWLSSHPITNERVEYLETLIQENGYNRYAYEGVTRHNAVKARVKQLIAERKQCEKENEKKDRRDRQECRKKPEQKEQK; from the coding sequence GTGAATGAATCACAAACTTTAATCAAAGCGTTGGGGGTTGTCATGGTGGCTAGATCTGGGCGATCGCTCAAAGGTGCTAGAGATCAAGGTGCTAAAGGTCAAAGTCGGATGCGCCGACAAGTGTTGCTGTTGAGCTTGTTGATGTTGCCTGTCGTACCAACGGCTGCGATCGCAGAAGTAATCGATTCATCCTCCTCAACAACGCGATCGCCTGCTACTACTGTCGAAAATGCCACCTTTGAAGTTTCTGATTTAGTTTCTGATCGGCTGGTGGTTCCCGTGGAGTCGCCTGCGATCGCTGAAAATGTGGTGGTAGATGCTGTTCCTATCCCTACAACGGCAGACACCTCCATTTCTGATCCTGCGATCGCCACCCCCAACACTGCCGAGCCATCCTCAACTCCAGCCAACCCAAACACCCCTGAGCCATCTACGGCAGCATCGCGAATATCAGCAGAACCCGCTCAGGCAGAACCACCCACATCAGACCCAGCGGAATCACCCCCCAAGACTAGCAATTCTGATAATTCCGTAGAACCAGAGTCAAAACCAGAGCTGGAGTCAGAGCCAAAAACTGATGAGGCAAGCGAGACTGAGCCGAGCGATTCTGACTCAGAGAAAGCTGAGAAACCCCCTACCCCTGAAGAACAAGCGCGACAACAAAAGCTGATTGAGGCAGACCAACTTTACTTAGGTGGTCAGTTTCCTGCTGCGGAAAAACTCTATCGAGAAGCCAAAACACCATTTGCCAAAGAAGTGGCCGCGACAGAAGCCAAGCAGCGACCAGAGCCAATTCTAGACCCAGCTCAATTGTCTCCGGCGGGGCGAGTTTACTGGCGTGAGTCGGAAGCTGGGATGGCCCAGAACCTCAAGACTCGAATCTTCGTGCCGCTCAGTATGCTGGTAGAACAGCACCCCCAATTTGTGCCCGGACACTTGCGACTCGCCCAAGCGCTTAAAGATGACCAGCGTACCCCAGAGGCGCTAACTGTTCTGGAACGAGCGACCGCCTTTTATCCCAACCAACCAGATTTGCTGAAAGCCAAGATCGAGCTTTTGGCCGAAACCGAACAATGGCTCGACGCTTCGATCGCGGCTCGTCAATTTGCTTTGCTCAATCCCAACGACCCAGCCGCGCCCGAATTCGCCAAACTGGCTGAGGAGAATCTGGAGCGTTTCCGAGTCCACATGCGGCGAGAGCTAAGAGGGAATGCGATCGCCAATGCGATTACTGGGGTGGCAGGTCTTGTGCTGACTGGCAATCCTTTTAGCCCTCTATCGGCGGTACAAACCACAGCCATGTTGATGCGAGGAGAAGCAGCGATCGGCGAGAGTGTGGCGAAGGATGCCAAAGAAGAGTTGGAACTGATCGATGATCCGCTAGTGGTGGATTATGTCAATGAGATCGGTCGTCGCATCGCTACAGTTGCAGGACGAGATTTCAAGTACGAGTTTCATGTGATTATGGACGATCGCCTCAATGCCTTTGCCCTGCCCGGTGGCAAGGTATTTCTCAATGCAGGAGCGATCGCTAAAACTAACTCCGAGGCAGAACTTGCTGGACTTTTGGCCCATGAGTTATCCCATTCGGTTCTATCTCATGGCTTTCAGTTAGTCGCTCAAGGAAATCTGATTTCCAGTGCCACACAGTTCTTCCCGTTTGGTGGCACGATCGGCAATTTGGCTGTGCTCGACTATAGCCGAGACATGGAGCGGCAAGCCGATATTGTCGGCACCCGGATTTTAGCTTCGACAGGTTATGCAGCCGATGGGCTACGCAACTTAATGGTGACGCTAGACAAAGAAGACAAAGACAGAATGCCTTTCAGTTGGCTCTCCTCGCACCCCATTACCAACGAACGGGTGGAATATCTGGAAACGCTGATTCAAGAGAACGGCTATAACCGCTACGCCTACGAGGGAGTCACACGACACAACGCCGTGAAAGCTAGAGTCAAACAACTAATCGCAGAGCGCAAACAATGCGAAAAAGAGAACGAGAAAAAAGATAGACGAGATAGACAGGAGTGCCGGAAAAAACCAGAACAAAAAGAACAAAAATAG
- a CDS encoding ABC transporter ATP-binding protein, whose product MTRPVILQLDRVTKQFPTSSTAAVEDVSLTLAQGDLLALLGPSGCGKTTLLRMIAGFEPLQAGAIALAGRTVASPGTWIPPEQRSVGMVFQDFALFPHLTVAQNVAFGLQKVADSAQIKAKTAEAIAQVRLQGLENRYPYELSGGQQQRVALARALAPRPALILLDEPLSNLDVQVRLRLREEIREVLKSAGISGVFVTHDQEEALAISDQVAVMQQGHLEQLGTPEEVYHHPASRFVAEFVTQANFIAARQQGQLWQTEVGDFKLPPDEWLESESGDLMVRQEDLLLEADPEAAVVIRDRHFLGREYCYCLSTPSGKELHARTTTAINLPIGTHVQLSVPDQALRIFPTNTPKLAKTL is encoded by the coding sequence ATGACCCGACCCGTGATTCTGCAACTTGACCGCGTTACTAAACAATTTCCTACCAGCTCTACTGCCGCCGTAGAGGACGTGAGCCTGACCCTGGCTCAAGGAGATTTACTGGCGCTTTTGGGGCCTTCGGGTTGTGGTAAAACCACGCTACTGCGGATGATCGCTGGTTTTGAACCGTTGCAGGCAGGAGCGATCGCTCTTGCAGGCAGAACCGTAGCTAGCCCAGGCACCTGGATACCCCCAGAGCAGCGATCGGTCGGCATGGTGTTTCAAGATTTTGCCTTGTTCCCGCACCTGACCGTGGCACAAAATGTGGCTTTTGGGTTGCAGAAAGTCGCAGACTCGGCGCAAATCAAGGCTAAAACTGCTGAGGCGATTGCCCAAGTCAGATTGCAAGGACTAGAAAACCGCTATCCCTACGAACTTTCTGGCGGCCAGCAGCAGCGAGTGGCTTTGGCGCGGGCCTTGGCTCCCCGTCCTGCCTTAATTTTGCTCGACGAGCCGCTGAGTAATCTAGATGTGCAAGTCCGCTTACGCCTGCGCGAGGAAATCCGCGAAGTGCTGAAATCAGCGGGAATCTCTGGCGTGTTCGTCACCCATGACCAGGAAGAGGCGTTAGCCATCTCAGACCAAGTCGCGGTGATGCAGCAAGGGCATTTGGAGCAGCTCGGCACACCAGAGGAGGTTTACCATCATCCCGCTTCTCGCTTTGTAGCGGAATTTGTTACCCAAGCCAACTTTATTGCCGCACGGCAACAAGGACAGCTTTGGCAGACCGAAGTGGGCGATTTTAAGCTGCCACCTGATGAATGGCTCGAGAGCGAAAGCGGCGACTTAATGGTGCGTCAAGAAGATCTATTGCTCGAAGCTGACCCTGAAGCAGCCGTGGTGATTCGCGATCGCCACTTTTTAGGTCGAGAGTACTGTTACTGCCTCAGCACCCCTTCTGGAAAGGAATTACACGCTCGTACTACCACTGCAATTAATCTACCAATTGGTACCCATGTGCAATTGTCGGTACCAGATCAGGCTTTACGTATCTTCCCGACTAATACACCCAAACTCGCAAAAACTCTGTAG
- a CDS encoding DUF2996 domain-containing protein: MAEPTNHNDAGEVAPSTVDQQAPDVAEENAPSTDEAVATDIPSANAPDPATANPDVNPNAAGEKPTTEASRPDVDSQTAVDKPAKSAKADPGPGSTEKAAAKKAGAAKAKGDDAAPAAKAKKEKAPAVEDKPFAEFVEQYYLPALKTALEKQGLQNLDLSFVNQKVQVSGLTDAPDCWQIVGRWEGGRRQFNIYFFKDDIQGQRGFSFSDTGHKASTLEPFLIDERKVTLDLLLLGAVQRLNAQKWLVRN; encoded by the coding sequence ATGGCAGAACCCACCAATCACAATGACGCTGGAGAAGTCGCTCCTAGCACGGTTGACCAACAAGCCCCAGACGTTGCGGAAGAAAATGCGCCCAGCACCGATGAAGCGGTTGCAACGGATATTCCCTCGGCCAATGCTCCCGATCCAGCAACAGCCAACCCTGATGTGAACCCTAATGCGGCTGGAGAAAAACCCACTACTGAAGCCTCGCGTCCAGACGTTGATTCGCAAACAGCAGTAGATAAGCCAGCAAAATCAGCCAAAGCTGATCCTGGCCCTGGCTCCACCGAGAAAGCCGCAGCCAAAAAAGCAGGTGCCGCTAAAGCCAAAGGAGACGATGCTGCTCCTGCTGCCAAAGCCAAGAAAGAAAAAGCACCCGCTGTTGAAGACAAGCCATTTGCTGAGTTTGTCGAGCAATACTACCTGCCTGCGCTCAAGACAGCTCTCGAAAAGCAGGGATTGCAAAACCTGGATCTAAGCTTTGTTAACCAGAAAGTGCAAGTTTCTGGTTTGACTGATGCCCCAGATTGCTGGCAGATCGTGGGCCGCTGGGAAGGCGGACGACGACAGTTCAATATCTACTTCTTTAAGGACGATATTCAAGGTCAGCGTGGCTTCTCTTTTTCAGACACGGGTCACAAAGCTAGTACCCTGGAGCCGTTCTTGATTGATGAGCGGAAGGTGACGTTGGATCTATTGCTTCTTGGTGCAGTCCAACGGCTGAATGCTCAGAAGTGGTTGGTGCGAAACTAA